One window of Oscillibacter hominis genomic DNA carries:
- a CDS encoding glycine/sarcosine/betaine reductase component B subunit, with product MKLELGYIQMKDIQFSKECKVENGTLFVNADEVKAFVYEDDDVKACVKSVVFDIAKPGESVRITPVKDVIEPRVKVEGPGGIFPGVIAKVDTVGSGKTHVLRGMAVVTAGKIVGFQEGIIDMSGPGADYTPFSKLLNLVLVCEPVEGVHQHEYEHAVRLVGLRAATFIGELGRDLVPDEVKTFETYGIKEGIEKFPNLPRVAYVHMLQSQGLLHDTYVYGVDAKRSLTTILNPTETMDGAIISGNCVSACDKNTTYHHLNNPVVAELFEEHGKSLNYVCNIITNENVYLADKQRSSDWTAKLCRLLDLDGAIVSQEGFGNPDTDLIMNTKKIELQGVKTTIITDEYAGQDGKSQSLADADPLADAVVTGGNANQVIVLPKMDKVIGTLDYVDKIAGGHAGSLRPDGSIEAELQVITGATNEMGFNCLSAR from the coding sequence TTGAAATTGGAACTGGGCTATATCCAGATGAAAGACATTCAATTTTCAAAGGAATGCAAGGTAGAAAACGGAACGCTTTTCGTGAATGCCGATGAGGTGAAAGCTTTCGTATACGAGGACGACGATGTCAAGGCCTGCGTCAAGAGCGTGGTATTTGACATTGCCAAGCCCGGCGAGAGCGTTCGTATCACCCCGGTCAAGGACGTCATCGAGCCCCGCGTGAAGGTCGAGGGCCCTGGCGGAATCTTCCCCGGAGTCATCGCCAAGGTTGACACCGTCGGCTCCGGCAAGACTCATGTCCTGCGCGGCATGGCTGTGGTCACCGCCGGTAAGATCGTCGGTTTCCAGGAGGGCATCATCGACATGTCCGGCCCCGGCGCCGACTACACCCCGTTCTCCAAGCTGCTGAACCTGGTGCTGGTCTGCGAGCCCGTGGAGGGCGTGCATCAGCACGAGTATGAGCATGCGGTCCGTCTGGTGGGCCTGCGCGCCGCCACCTTCATCGGTGAACTGGGCCGCGACCTGGTCCCCGACGAGGTCAAGACCTTTGAGACCTACGGCATCAAGGAGGGAATCGAGAAGTTCCCCAACCTGCCCCGCGTGGCCTATGTCCATATGCTCCAGAGCCAGGGCCTGCTGCATGACACTTATGTCTACGGCGTGGACGCCAAGCGCTCCCTGACCACGATCCTCAACCCCACTGAGACCATGGACGGCGCCATCATCTCCGGCAACTGCGTGTCCGCCTGCGACAAGAACACCACCTACCACCACCTGAACAACCCCGTGGTGGCCGAGTTGTTCGAAGAGCACGGCAAGAGCCTCAACTATGTCTGCAACATCATCACCAACGAGAACGTCTACCTGGCTGACAAGCAGCGCTCCTCCGACTGGACGGCCAAGCTGTGCCGCCTGCTGGATCTGGACGGCGCCATCGTCTCCCAGGAGGGCTTCGGCAACCCCGATACCGACCTGATCATGAACACCAAGAAGATCGAGCTGCAGGGCGTCAAGACCACCATCATCACCGACGAGTATGCCGGCCAGGATGGCAAGTCCCAGTCCCTGGCGGACGCCGATCCTCTGGCCGACGCTGTGGTCACCGGCGGCAACGCCAACCAGGTCATTGTCCTGCCCAAGATGGACAAGGTCATCGGCACGCTGGACTATGTGGATAAGATCGCCGGCGGTCATGCCGGTTCCCTGCGTCCCGACGGTTCCATCGAGGCGGAGCTGCAGGTCATCACCGGCGCTACCAACGAGATGGGCTTCAACTGCCTGAGCGCAAGATAA
- a CDS encoding GrdX family protein — MSSERDYLILTNNPLVARCMDGRFTIRLEEALGYREILVLARDMVYEGHTLYTHPLSGSVKPNETPYKSVVVSKVPHGFSAEQAEIMGNAIIAYDKFAPRNVVLTDQIRQDFQLIDYTLLSGALNFDAAAGLSKFAQP; from the coding sequence ATGAGTTCGGAAAGAGACTATTTGATTTTGACCAACAATCCCCTTGTGGCGCGCTGCATGGACGGACGGTTTACCATCCGGCTGGAGGAGGCGCTGGGCTACCGGGAAATCCTGGTGCTGGCACGGGATATGGTCTATGAAGGGCATACACTCTACACCCACCCTCTTTCCGGCAGCGTCAAGCCCAACGAGACCCCTTATAAGTCCGTGGTGGTCTCCAAGGTCCCTCATGGCTTCTCGGCGGAGCAGGCCGAGATCATGGGCAATGCCATTATAGCCTATGACAAGTTCGCTCCCCGCAACGTGGTCCTGACCGACCAGATCCGGCAGGACTTCCAACTGATCGACTATACCCTGCTGTCGGGTGCTTTGAATTTTGACGCGGCGGCGGGTCTTAGTAAATTTGCTCAACCATAA
- the grdB gene encoding glycine reductase complex selenoprotein B, whose protein sequence is MSYRVVHYINQFFANIGGEEMAHVPPELREGFVGPGMAFNQAWKGEAEIVQTIVCGDSYFAEHEKDAKAQVLEWVKAAKPDLFIAGPAFNAGRYGYACANVCQAVQDELGIPVLTGMYEENPGADLKDKVLVVATTNSAAGMRKAAPVMAKLAMKLMKGEELGASCEDGYMPNGIRRNFFEKDRGAKRAVKMLINKLSDKPFTTEYPMPSFDRVAPNKAIKDLSKATIALCTSGGIVPKGNPDHIESSSASHYGEYNIAGVQDLTEATYETAHGGYDPVYANEDPDRVLPVDVLREFEREGKIGKLHDFFYTTVGNGTAVASAKAFAAEYAQKLLSAGVDAVIMTSTUGTCTRCGATMVKEIERAGIPVVHMCTVTPISMTVGANRIVPTIAIPHPLGNPALTKEEEYALRKKLVSRALEALTTEVEDQTIFEV, encoded by the coding sequence ATGAGTTATCGTGTAGTACACTATATCAACCAGTTCTTCGCCAACATCGGCGGCGAGGAAATGGCTCATGTGCCCCCCGAGCTGCGGGAGGGCTTTGTAGGCCCCGGCATGGCCTTCAACCAGGCCTGGAAGGGTGAGGCCGAGATCGTCCAGACCATCGTCTGCGGCGACTCCTATTTCGCTGAGCACGAGAAGGATGCCAAGGCGCAGGTCCTGGAGTGGGTCAAGGCTGCCAAGCCCGACCTCTTTATCGCGGGCCCCGCGTTCAACGCCGGCCGTTACGGCTATGCCTGCGCCAATGTTTGCCAGGCTGTCCAGGATGAGCTGGGTATCCCTGTCCTGACCGGTATGTATGAGGAAAACCCCGGCGCCGATCTGAAGGACAAGGTCCTGGTCGTCGCCACCACCAACAGCGCCGCCGGCATGCGCAAGGCCGCCCCCGTGATGGCCAAGCTGGCGATGAAGCTGATGAAGGGTGAAGAGTTGGGCGCCTCCTGCGAGGACGGCTATATGCCCAACGGTATCCGCCGTAACTTCTTTGAGAAGGACCGCGGTGCAAAGCGCGCTGTCAAGATGCTGATCAACAAGCTCTCCGACAAGCCCTTCACCACCGAGTATCCCATGCCCTCTTTCGACCGCGTGGCCCCCAATAAGGCCATTAAGGATCTGAGCAAGGCCACCATTGCCCTGTGCACCTCCGGCGGTATCGTCCCCAAGGGCAACCCCGATCACATTGAGTCCTCTTCCGCCTCCCACTATGGCGAGTACAACATCGCCGGCGTGCAGGATCTGACCGAGGCCACCTATGAGACCGCCCACGGCGGCTACGACCCGGTCTATGCCAACGAGGATCCCGACCGCGTCCTGCCTGTGGATGTGCTGCGCGAGTTTGAGCGCGAGGGCAAGATCGGCAAGCTGCACGACTTCTTCTACACCACCGTCGGCAACGGGACCGCTGTTGCCTCCGCCAAGGCCTTTGCTGCTGAGTACGCGCAGAAGCTCCTGTCCGCAGGAGTGGATGCCGTCATCATGACCTCCACCTGAGGCACCTGCACGCGTTGCGGTGCAACGATGGTAAAAGAGATTGAGCGCGCTGGCATCCCCGTGGTGCATATGTGCACAGTTACCCCCATCTCCATGACGGTCGGCGCCAACAGAATTGTCCCGACCATTGCAATCCCCCATCCCCTGGGCAACCCCGCACTGACCAAGGAAGAGGAGTACGCCCTGCGTAAAAAGCTGGTTTCCCGCGCCCTGGAGGCTCTGACCACCGAGGTGGAGGACCAGACCATCTTCGAGGTCTGA
- the trxB gene encoding thioredoxin-disulfide reductase: MSKIYDVIVLGAGPAGLAAGLYAGRSRLDTLIIEKGQDGGQIAITNEIENYPGQILEGESGPSLIARMTEQAKKFGAERVSDVIKSVELDGDVKKLVGNKGEYLAKAVIIATGAFPRPIGCKNEAQYVGKGISFCATCDAAFFEDFEVYVVGGGDAAVEEAMYLTKFARKVTIIHRRDELRAAKSIQEKAFKNPKLNFMWDTVVDEVDGDEILSKMIVKNTKTGELTTVEADPEDGMFGLFGFIGLLPNSKLFDGIIDMENGYIKTDDNMHTNLPGVYAAGDIRVKSLRQVVTAAADGAIAAMQAEHYIANLK, encoded by the coding sequence ATGAGCAAAATCTACGATGTTATTGTTCTGGGCGCCGGCCCTGCCGGCCTTGCCGCCGGCCTTTACGCCGGACGCAGCCGTCTGGATACCCTGATTATTGAAAAGGGCCAGGACGGCGGTCAGATCGCCATCACCAACGAGATCGAAAACTACCCCGGCCAGATTCTGGAGGGCGAAAGCGGCCCCAGCCTGATTGCCCGCATGACCGAGCAGGCCAAGAAGTTTGGTGCTGAGCGCGTCAGCGACGTGATCAAGAGCGTGGAGTTGGACGGCGATGTGAAGAAGCTGGTAGGCAATAAAGGCGAATACCTTGCCAAGGCCGTGATCATTGCCACCGGCGCATTCCCCCGCCCCATCGGCTGCAAAAATGAGGCCCAGTATGTGGGCAAGGGCATCTCCTTCTGTGCCACCTGCGACGCCGCGTTCTTTGAGGACTTTGAGGTCTACGTTGTGGGCGGCGGCGACGCTGCCGTGGAAGAGGCCATGTATCTGACCAAGTTCGCCCGCAAGGTGACCATCATCCACCGCCGCGACGAGCTGCGCGCCGCCAAGTCCATTCAGGAGAAGGCGTTCAAGAATCCCAAGCTGAACTTCATGTGGGACACCGTGGTGGACGAGGTGGATGGCGACGAGATCCTCTCCAAGATGATCGTCAAGAACACCAAGACCGGCGAACTGACCACCGTGGAGGCAGATCCCGAGGACGGCATGTTCGGCCTCTTCGGCTTCATCGGCCTGCTGCCCAACTCCAAGCTGTTCGATGGCATCATCGACATGGAGAACGGTTACATCAAAACCGACGACAACATGCACACCAACCTCCCCGGCGTCTATGCCGCCGGTGACATCCGTGTGAAGAGCCTGCGTCAGGTTGTCACAGCTGCCGCTGACGGCGCCATCGCCGCCATGCAGGCTGAACACTATATCGCAAATCTGAAGTAA
- the grdA gene encoding glycine/sarcosine/betaine reductase complex selenoprotein A, producing the protein MSILAGKKVIIIGDRDGIPGQAIEACAVSAGAEVVFSSTECFVUTAAGAMDLENQKRVKEFAEQYGPENVVVLLGAAEGEASGLAAETVTNGDPTYAGPLTGVQLGLTVYHVCEPEVKAEFDEAVYEEQVSMMEMVLDVDDIISEMSAIRDQYCKYLG; encoded by the coding sequence ATGAGCATTTTAGCTGGCAAAAAGGTCATCATCATCGGTGACCGCGACGGCATTCCCGGTCAGGCCATCGAGGCTTGCGCTGTGAGCGCTGGAGCTGAGGTCGTGTTTTCCTCGACGGAGTGCTTCGTCTGAACCGCCGCTGGTGCAATGGATCTGGAAAATCAGAAGCGAGTCAAGGAGTTCGCTGAGCAGTATGGCCCTGAGAACGTTGTCGTTCTGTTGGGTGCTGCTGAGGGCGAGGCTTCCGGCTTGGCTGCTGAGACGGTCACCAATGGTGACCCGACTTATGCCGGTCCGTTGACAGGAGTCCAGTTGGGACTCACGGTTTACCACGTGTGCGAGCCTGAAGTGAAGGCTGAGTTTGACGAGGCGGTCTACGAGGAGCAGGTCTCCATGATGGAGATGGTTCTGGATGTGGATGATATCATCAGCGAGATGAGCGCCATTCGCGATCAGTACTGCAAGTATTTGGGCTAA
- the trxA gene encoding thioredoxin TrxA, translating to MLEVDKNTFEAEVLQASGKVLVDFYGDGCVPCAALMPHVHGFAETYGDKLKFCALNTTKARRLAIGQKILGLPVIAIYENGAMIDSCVKDDATPENVEAMIKRHI from the coding sequence ATGCTGGAAGTTGATAAGAATACTTTTGAGGCCGAAGTGCTTCAGGCCAGCGGTAAGGTCTTGGTGGACTTCTACGGCGACGGCTGCGTGCCCTGCGCTGCCCTGATGCCCCACGTCCACGGCTTTGCCGAGACCTACGGCGATAAGCTGAAGTTCTGCGCCCTGAACACCACCAAGGCGCGCCGCCTGGCCATCGGCCAGAAGATCCTGGGCCTGCCCGTCATCGCCATCTATGAAAACGGCGCGATGATCGATTCCTGTGTCAAGGACGACGCTACCCCCGAGAACGTCGAGGCCATGATCAAGCGCCACATCTAA